From the Streptomyces nigrescens genome, one window contains:
- a CDS encoding DUF397 domain-containing protein, translated as MTDSITEQRLVGGPRPDLDLTQAEWQSSTQGVGGVQIAFVEGYIAMRNRRSPEVPAVIFTPAEWRAFVLDAREGEFDLT; from the coding sequence GTGACCGACAGCATCACGGAGCAGCGGCTCGTGGGCGGGCCCAGGCCCGATCTCGATCTGACGCAGGCCGAGTGGCAGTCGAGCACCCAGGGCGTGGGCGGCGTCCAGATCGCCTTCGTCGAGGGCTATATCGCCATGCGCAACCGCCGCAGCCCCGAGGTCCCGGCGGTGATCTTCACCCCCGCCGAGTGGCGCGCCTTCGTCCTCGACGCGCGCGA